Proteins co-encoded in one Trueperella abortisuis genomic window:
- a CDS encoding ABC transporter substrate-binding protein, with the protein MKIHKRILAVAAAMVLALGACSDPGSGKAGDNTSGGEASAQQWPEATAKLDGTTLTVWAAQSSNQIPAGVAKKFEEATGAKVNIVTIPDGYEQNVLTKVATGDKPDLAMWQPTASMLTPINAKENLQTLDGAPWESKYADGVLDYGGTLDGKRYSAFVSSPSTIGVWYNKEVFEKNGAAIPKSFDELLTLARDLKAKGVTPLNEMGGEWWATQWTVQALVADASADGLWDRVNKNEDGFTGEALQGAIDKYASMIDEGLYNEDIKTGTFAQQAQALLDGKAAMAIATNSLLDNMGSLTDAKTLNEKIGFFPISEKGNRATNHPEQTNAVVAFKTGDAGREAAARQFLNFWLTTGYQDFVTEQNTVSIMKDVKTPASVPQAAVEASEALKGSVGSMQAQAIANPDLAMNLGDMIAGTKTPAQVGEATQAQFAELAKAMGAAGF; encoded by the coding sequence ATGAAGATTCACAAGAGAATTCTGGCCGTCGCGGCAGCGATGGTCCTCGCGCTGGGGGCCTGCTCGGATCCAGGTTCGGGCAAGGCCGGCGATAACACGTCGGGCGGCGAGGCGAGCGCGCAGCAGTGGCCCGAGGCTACCGCTAAGCTGGATGGCACCACGCTGACCGTGTGGGCCGCACAGTCCTCGAACCAGATCCCCGCCGGGGTGGCCAAGAAGTTTGAGGAGGCCACCGGGGCAAAGGTCAACATTGTTACGATCCCGGACGGGTACGAGCAGAACGTGCTGACCAAGGTTGCCACGGGCGACAAGCCGGATCTTGCGATGTGGCAGCCCACTGCCTCGATGCTCACCCCGATCAACGCCAAGGAGAACCTGCAGACCCTCGACGGCGCGCCCTGGGAGTCGAAGTACGCCGACGGCGTCCTCGACTACGGGGGGACCCTCGACGGCAAGCGCTACTCGGCGTTCGTTTCCTCGCCCTCGACGATCGGGGTGTGGTACAACAAGGAAGTCTTTGAAAAGAACGGGGCCGCCATCCCGAAGAGCTTCGACGAGCTTCTGACCCTCGCACGGGATTTGAAGGCCAAGGGTGTCACGCCGCTGAACGAGATGGGCGGCGAATGGTGGGCCACCCAGTGGACCGTGCAGGCTCTGGTCGCAGACGCCTCCGCCGACGGCCTGTGGGACCGAGTCAACAAGAACGAGGATGGCTTCACGGGTGAGGCACTCCAGGGCGCCATCGACAAGTATGCGTCGATGATCGACGAGGGCCTGTACAACGAGGACATCAAGACCGGTACCTTCGCCCAGCAGGCCCAGGCTCTCCTCGACGGTAAGGCGGCCATGGCGATCGCCACGAACTCGCTCCTGGACAACATGGGCTCGCTCACCGACGCGAAGACCCTCAATGAGAAGATCGGATTCTTCCCGATCTCCGAGAAGGGCAACCGCGCCACCAACCACCCCGAGCAGACCAACGCCGTCGTCGCCTTCAAGACCGGAGACGCCGGCCGTGAGGCGGCCGCCCGCCAGTTCCTGAACTTCTGGCTCACCACCGGCTACCAGGACTTCGTCACCGAGCAAAACACCGTCTCGATCATGAAGGATGTCAAGACCCCGGCCTCGGTGCCGCAGGCGGCTGTTGAGGCCAGCGAGGCCCTGAAGGGTTCGGTCGGTTCCATGCAGGCACAGGCGATCGCAAACCCGGATCTGGCCATGAACCTTGGCGACATGATCGCGGGTACCAAGACGCCGGCGCAGGTCGGTGAGGCCACTCAGGCCCAGTTCGCCGAGCTCGCAAAGGCCATGGGAGCAGCGGGCTTCTAA
- a CDS encoding carbohydrate ABC transporter permease: MSALSAVAARGRSYRASHPWWFLVPAYVLLALFFLTPTIYNFVYAATDWSSFKSEINGVGLRNFETLLANGALLNSLRITLIYAIGVAICQNLFGLALALLLERDTTLNRIVRVLFFIPVVMSALAAGYVWRALLDTGGGLNQALSMFAGHEVAISWLGSTSGTLYVLILIHSWKWMGLSMLVYLAGLKTVDGQLLEAARIDGASPWQIFTKIRLPLIAPAVTFNVATALLGSMNSFDVIAATTGGGPGGSTEVLNMFIFRTFGQGLYAQATTMSLVLFLSVVIIAVPLIAGLRSRERRMS, translated from the coding sequence ATGTCTGCGCTTTCCGCCGTCGCCGCCCGTGGGAGGTCCTACCGGGCCTCCCACCCGTGGTGGTTCCTCGTTCCCGCATACGTGTTGCTCGCGCTGTTCTTCCTGACGCCGACGATCTACAACTTCGTATACGCCGCCACGGATTGGTCGAGTTTCAAGTCGGAGATTAACGGTGTTGGTCTGCGAAACTTCGAGACTCTCCTCGCCAACGGCGCGCTGTTGAACTCGTTGCGGATCACGCTCATCTACGCGATTGGTGTGGCAATCTGTCAGAACCTCTTCGGTCTGGCCTTGGCGTTACTGCTCGAGCGGGATACGACCCTCAACCGGATCGTGCGCGTGTTGTTCTTCATCCCCGTGGTGATGAGCGCGCTCGCCGCCGGCTATGTCTGGCGGGCCCTGCTGGACACGGGAGGGGGGCTCAACCAGGCCCTGTCAATGTTTGCGGGGCATGAGGTGGCGATCTCATGGCTGGGATCGACGTCGGGAACCCTCTACGTCCTGATCCTCATCCATTCGTGGAAGTGGATGGGCCTGTCGATGCTTGTCTACCTCGCCGGCCTGAAGACCGTCGATGGGCAGCTCCTCGAGGCCGCCCGCATCGACGGGGCGAGCCCGTGGCAGATCTTCACCAAGATCCGCCTGCCGCTGATCGCCCCCGCCGTGACATTCAATGTGGCCACAGCGCTGCTCGGTTCGATGAACTCCTTCGACGTCATTGCGGCGACGACGGGCGGCGGGCCGGGTGGAAGCACCGAGGTGCTCAACATGTTCATCTTCCGCACCTTCGGCCAGGGCCTGTACGCCCAGGCTACGACGATGAGCCTCGTGCTGTTCCTCAGCGTCGTGATCATCGCTGTCCCGCTCATCGCGGGGCTGCGTAGCCGAGAAAGGAGGATGTCATGA